A DNA window from Vigna angularis cultivar LongXiaoDou No.4 chromosome 1, ASM1680809v1, whole genome shotgun sequence contains the following coding sequences:
- the LOC108322168 gene encoding peroxidase 16, with the protein METPNFVFFSLLLLLTSTTISSAELTPGFYNNVCPNVEQLVRSAVALKFQQTFVTAPATLRLYFHDCFVRGCDASILLANSNSEKDHPDDISLAGDGFDTVIKAKEAVDSDPKCRNKVSCADILALATRDVVNLAGGPFYDVELGRRDGRISTIASVQRHLPHPDFNLDQLNSMFNFNGLSQTDMIALSGAHTIGFSHCNRFSKRIYNFSPKNRIDPTLDLQYAFQLRQMCPLKVDPRIAINMDPVTPQKFDNQYFKNLQNGQGLFTSDQVLFTDERSKATVNSFASDERTFQKAFIDAITKLGRVGVKTGKQGEIRFDCTRSN; encoded by the exons ATGGAAACTCCTAACTTTGTCTTCTTCTCCTTGCTGCTTCTCTTGACTAGTACAACTATAAGCTCAGCTGAACTCACTCCTGGCTTCTACAACAATGTATGCCCCAATGTGGAGCAGTTGGTACGCTCTGCTGTTGCACTCAAGTTCCAGCAGACTTTTGTCACTGCTCCTGCCACTCTTCGACTCTACTTCCATGATTGCTTTGTGAGG GGTTGTGATGCTTCAATTCTGCTCGCAAATAGTAACTCAGAAAAGGATCATCCTGATGACATATCTCTTGCTGGGGATGGCTTTGACACAGTGATTAAAGCCAAGGAAGCTGTTGATAGTGACCCCAAGTGCCGGAACAAAGTCTCTTGTGCTGATATACTCGCTCTGGCTACTAGGGATGTTGTAAATTTG GCTGGGGGACCATTTTACGATGTTGAATTGGGAAGGCGTGATGGTAGAATATCTACTATTGCAAGTGTTCAACGCCATCTTCCTCACCCTGATTTCAATTTGGATCAGCTCAATTCCATGTTCAACTTCAATGGCCTATCTCAGACAGATATGATTGCATTATCAG GTGCACACACAATTGGGTTCTCTCACTGCAACCGCTTCTCGAAACGAATCTACAACTTCAGCCCCAAAAACAGAATCGATCCAACGCTGGATTTACAATATGCTTTTCAGCTTAGACAGATGTGCCCTTTAAAGGTTGATCCTAGAATTGCCATAAACATGGACCCTGTGACGCCTCAGAAGTTTGACAACCAATACTTCAAGAATCTGCAGAATGGACAGGGTCTCTTCACCTCTGATCAGGTGCTGTTTACAGATGAAAGGTCAAAGGCTACAGTCAACTCGTTTGCATCAGATGAAAGAACTTTTCAGAAAGCTTTTATTGATGCAATTACCAAGTTGGGAAGGGTTGGTGTTA
- the LOC108322167 gene encoding putative glucose-6-phosphate 1-epimerase, with protein MSTEKIPSQASVSSSSSSTTSSNYEVSKGFNGLDKVILRDARGSSAESRFGFAKSVFVAIVGWGVLISIAFTGSPASASSSSSSTTSSSYEVRKGFNGLDKVILRHARGSSAEVYLYGGQVTSWKNDQAEELLFLSSKAIFKPPKAIRGGIPLCFPQFSNLGPLDSHGFARNRFWTIDDNPPPFPTNTSSKAFVDLILKPSGDDIKIWPHSFEFRLRVALGHGGELMLTSRIRNTNNDGKPFSFTFAYHTYFSVSDISEVRVEGLETLDYLDNLQKRKRFTEQGDALTFESEVDRIYLSTPTKIAILDHEKKRTFVLRKDGLADSVVWNPWDKKAKSMPDFGDDEYKHMLCVEAAAIEKPITLKPGEEWKGRLELSTVPSSYRSGQLDPRKVIHGS; from the exons ATGAGTACCGAAAAGATTCCTTCGCAAGCTTCTGtttcttcgtcttcttcgtcCACTACTTCCAGTAACTATGAGGTGAGCAAGGGATTCAATGGCCTCGACAAGGTTATTCTTCGCGATGCTCGTGGAAGCTCTGCCGAG AGTCGTTTTGGATTTGCCAAGTCGGTTTTTGTCGCCATTGTCGGTTGGGGAGTGCTGATCTCTATAGCTTTTACTGGATCGCCAGCTTCtgcttcttcgtcttcttcttccactactTCCAGTAGCTACGAGGTGAGGAAGGGATTCAATGGCCTCGACAAGGTTATTCTTCGCCATGCTCGTGGAAGCTCTGCCGAG GTGTACTTGTACGGTGGTCAAGTGACTTCTTGGAAGAATGACCAAGCCGAGGAATTGCTTTTTCTCAGCAGCAAG GCTATATTTAAGCCTCCAAAGGCAATTCGTGGAGGGATTCCACTATGTTTTCCTCAA TTTTCAAACCTTGGTCCTCTTGATTCACATGGATTTGCTCGAAACCGGTTCTGGACCATTGATGATAATCCTCCACCATTTCCAACAAATACTTCGAGCAAAGCCTTTGTTGATTTGATTCTTAAACCCTCCGGGGACGACATCAAGATTTGGCCTCACAG TTTCGAGTTTCGTCTTAGAGTAGCTCTTGGACATGGAGGAGAGCTAATGTTGACATCTCGAATCAGGAACACTAACAATGATGGGAAGCCATTTTCATTCACATTTGCTTATCATACATATTTCTCTGTGTCAGACATAAG TGAGGTACGGGTGGAGGGGTTAGAGACGTTGGATTATCTTGACAACTTGCAGAAAAGGAAACGCTTTACTGAACAAGGGGATGCTTTAACATTTGAATCAGAA GTTGACAGGATATATCTCAGCACTCCTACAAAGATTGCAATTCTTGATCATGAGAAGAAGAGGACATTTGTATTACGTAAAGATGGGCTTGCTGATTCTG TGGTGTGGAATCCTTGGGATAAGAAAGCAAAGTCTATGCCTGATTTCGGTGATGATGAGTATAAGCATATGCTTTGTGTAGAGGCTGCTGCTATTGAAAAGCCTATTACTTTGAAACCTGGCGAGGAATGGAAGGGAAGACTCGAACTTTCAACTGTTCCTTCTAGTTATCGTAGTGGACAGCTTGATCCCCGAAAAGTTATTCATGGAAGCTGA